One genomic segment of Helianthus annuus cultivar XRQ/B chromosome 14, HanXRQr2.0-SUNRISE, whole genome shotgun sequence includes these proteins:
- the LOC110904907 gene encoding putative ABC1 protein At2g40090 codes for MVVARSIWGAKSKLAFGALALGAGAGAATVAKSDDPATALKLCTTVPVRLFRLSVTAATIAFDYEYSLWGLPEDGIERTRVKHEVHTRSARRLEELCFKNGGIYIKLGQHIGQLEYLVPQEYINTLRESMLNRCPTSSYDQVCQVVKKELGGPPEEIFEEFDPVPIASASLAQVHVARTHQGQKVAVKVQHMHMTDTAAADYATVELIVNTLHRLFPSFDYRWLVDEVHDSLPKELDFLNEANNSIKCMDNFRRLSPHIAEYVYAPAVYWNLSTSKLLTMGFVEGPQVNDLKSIQKLGINPHDIARLVSRTFAEMMFKHGFVHCDPHAANLLVRAMPSSKRGIFGRRKPQLVLLDHGLYKQLDISMRTNYAALWKALVLADAKGIKENCMKFGAGEDLYALFAGILTMRPWNRVIDPAVDHLAIQGNASDHSELQMYASQYFPQITELLHKLPRVILLMLKTNDCLRAVNNALIQRSSVESFIIIGRVSSEALIEEKLSHATSLFTYLFVCFEQISLEARFLIMQVALWILQFRTALRLY; via the exons ATGGTGGTCGCCCGATCTATTTGGGGCGCTAAATCGAAGCTCGCATTTGGTGCCCTAGCTTTGGGTGCCGGTGCTGGTGCCGCCACCGTTGCTAAATCCGACGATCCTGCCACTGCTCTCAAGCTCTGCACCACTGTTCCCGTTCGCCTCTTCCGTCTATCTGTCACCGCTGCCACCATTGCATTCG ATTACGAGTATTCACTATGGGGACTGCCAGAAGATGGCATTGAGAGGACAAGAGTAAAACATGAGGTCCACACGAGGAGTGCACGTAGGCTTGAAGAACTGTGCTTTAAAAATGGTGGAATATATATTAAGCTTGGTCAACATATAGGTCAATTG GAATATTTGGTACCTCAAGAATACATCAATACATTGAGAGAGTCGATGTTGAATAGATGCCCAACGTCTTCCTATGATCAAGTGTGCCAGGTTGTCAAGAAAGAGCTTGGTGGCCCACCTGAAGAA ATATTTGAGGAGTTTGATCCTGTACCTATTGCAAGTGCTTCTCTTGCTCAGGTTCATGTTGCTCGAACTCATCAGGGACAAAAAGTTGCTGTGAAG GTGCAACATATGCACATGACAGATACTGCAGCTGCAGATTATGCGACAGTGGAATTGATTGTCAACACTTTGCATCGGCTCTTTCCTTCATTTGATTATAG GTGGTTGGTAGATGAAGTACACGACAGTCTACCTAAG GAACTAGATTTCTTAAATGAGGCGAACAACAGCATAAAATGTATGGATAACTTTCGAAGGTTATCTCCTCATATTGCAGAATATGTTTATGCACCTGCTGTGTACTGGAACCTTAGTACCTCAAAATTGTTGACTATGGGGTTTGTGGAAGGCCCACAAGTCAATGATTTAAAGAGCATTCAGAAACTCGGAATCAACCCACATGACATTGCAAGGCTA GTGAGTAGAACATTTGCTGAGATGATGTTTAAACATGGATTTGTGCATTGTGACCCACATGCTGCCAACTTGCTAGTTCGTGCAATGCCTTCTAGCAAGCGTGGCATTTTTG GAAGAAGAAAACCACAGTTGGTACTGCTGGACCATGGTCTGTACAAGCAACTTGACATTTCCATGAGGACCAACTATGCTGCACTCTGGAAG GCTTTAGTATTGGCTGATGCCAAAGGAATTAAGGAAAATTGCATGAAATTTGGTGCAGGAGAGGATCTGTATGCATTATTTGCAGGGATTCTTACAATGAGACCTTGGAATAGGGTTATTGATCCTGCCGTTGACCATCTTGCCATACAAGGCAACGCTAGTGATCACTCTGAACTTCAG ATGTATGCTTCTCAATACTTCCCTCAAATCACAGAGCTTCTGCATAAACTGCCTCGTGTCATCCTTTTGATGTTAAAGACCAATGATTGCTTGCGTGCTGTAAATAACGCTTTG ATACAAAGATCATCTGTGGAATCATTCATAATCATAGGAAGAGTTTCTTCGGAGGCGTTGATTGAGGAGAAGTTATCACATGCCACTTCCCTCTTTACTTACCTATTTGTCTGCTttgagcagatttctttggaagCGCGGTTTCTCATAATGCAGGTTGCATTGTGGATACTGCAGTTCCGGACAGCTTTACGTTTGTACTGA